The Triticum aestivum cultivar Chinese Spring chromosome 3A, IWGSC CS RefSeq v2.1, whole genome shotgun sequence genome includes a region encoding these proteins:
- the LOC123061262 gene encoding F-box protein SKIP8 gives MDGFRALIAAGATAVCCVVCAIWAFRSPSPPPPKKQQPIPSRCCVCASCGCCANTTFPSANGEMAVGGEMNKAPAPAPATTGASMMEQLVPEITTHALSYLDCTSLCRLSMTNSAMRRAANDDGAWKALYHKDFTAEQDTITPPNGWKAYYAATKAIMNVNAEFYNIIREGSLPAMSHFWLNSDYVKCVHATGELFTGYNAVMNSWGLLFNWGQDGGQGTDFQLRDVRARVLADVAWVNMKVHVDVDPGPFHVTNVYEFCNGRWHMVHHHSSLMADPAPHNLFG, from the exons ATGGACGGCTTCCGGGCCCTGATCGCCGCCGGGGCCACCGCCGTCTGCTGCGTCGTCTGCGCCATCTGGGCATTCCGCTCCCCTTCCCCCCCTCCCCCCAAGAAGCAGCAGCCCATTCCTTCACGCTGCTGCGTCTGCGCTTCCTGTGGTTGCTGCGCCAATACCACTTTCCCCAGCGCCAACGGCGAGATGGCCGTCGGCGGGGAGATGAACAAGGCGCCGGCGCCAGCACCTGCAACGACGGGCGCCTCCATGATGGAGCAGCTCGTGCCTGAGATCACCACCCACGCGCTCAGTTACCTCGACTGCACTAGCCTCTGCCGCCTCTCGATGACCAATTCAGCCATGCGCCGCGCCGCCAACGACGATGGGGCTTGGAAGGCGCTCTACCACAAG GATTTTACAGCGGAGCAGGATACTATAACTCCACCTAACGGATGGAAGGCATACTATGCAGCTACAAAGGCCATCATGAATGTGAATGCTGAGTTCTATAATATCATCAGGGAAGGATCCTTGCCAGCAATGAGTCACTTCTGGCTTAACTCAGACTATGTAAAATGCGTACATGCTACTGGAGAGCTTTTTACAGG ATACAATGCAGTGATGAACAGCTGGGGCTTGTTATTCAACTGGGGCCAAGATGGAGGCCAGGGCACTGATTTTCAGCTACGGGATGTCAGAGCTCGTGTACTTGCTGATGTAGCATGGGTTAACATGAAGGTTCATGTCGATGTTGACCCAGGGCCGTTCCATGTGACCAATGTATACGAGTTCTGTAATGGCAGGTGGCATATGGTTCATCACCATAGCTCACTCATGGCTGACCCAGCGCCACATAATCTGTTTGGCTGA